In Candidatus Methylomirabilota bacterium, one genomic interval encodes:
- a CDS encoding tripartite tricarboxylate transporter TctB family protein has protein sequence MRTADIVTASVLLALGGLVGADAIRLGIGWGTDGPRSGFFPFWLALVLVVCCVIVIAQASRRETREPFVTRERLLLVLKVLWPATAMVVLTHLLGLYVSAGLYLGFYMRWVGHHRWRAVLALSIGVPVAAFLIFELWFLVPMPKGPLEAWMGY, from the coding sequence ATGCGCACTGCCGACATCGTCACCGCGTCGGTGCTGCTCGCGCTCGGCGGGCTGGTGGGCGCTGACGCGATACGACTGGGCATCGGCTGGGGCACGGACGGCCCGCGGAGCGGGTTCTTCCCGTTCTGGCTGGCCCTCGTGCTCGTGGTGTGTTGCGTGATCGTCATCGCCCAGGCGTCGCGGCGGGAGACCCGCGAGCCCTTCGTCACCCGAGAGCGCCTCCTGCTCGTGCTCAAGGTGCTGTGGCCGGCGACCGCCATGGTGGTCTTGACCCACCTGCTCGGGCTCTACGTGAGCGCGGGCCTCTACCTGGGCTTCTACATGCGCTGGGTCGGCCACCACAGATGGCGCGCGGTGCTCGCGCTCTCGATTGGAGTGCCGGTGGCCGCGTTCCTCATCTTCGAGCTGTGGTTCCTGGTCCCGATGCCGAAGGGGCCGCTCGAGGCCTGGATGGGGTACTGA
- a CDS encoding TerC family protein codes for MEPTIFLLDPEFWARLLAIVLIDLSLAGDNALVIALAVRSLPPDQQWKARIWGTVGAVGLRVLFIGVVSYLLRIPLLQLVGGLVLVWIAVKLVRPAQAEGGHVRAGGSLAESIWIIIVADITMSLDNVLAVAAAAHGDLGLVVFGIALSLPLVVWGSGLLSRLMARYRWIIWIGGGVLGYVAGDMMLDDPVLRRWLGAHVDLLADPVPIVLGIAVAALGWWLARNAAAGAPPVSEGA; via the coding sequence ATGGAGCCGACAATCTTTCTCCTCGACCCTGAGTTTTGGGCCCGCCTTCTCGCCATCGTCCTGATCGATCTGTCGCTGGCGGGGGACAATGCTCTCGTCATCGCGCTCGCCGTCCGCTCGTTGCCTCCCGATCAGCAGTGGAAGGCCCGTATCTGGGGCACCGTGGGCGCGGTCGGTCTGCGCGTCCTCTTCATCGGGGTGGTCAGCTATCTGCTGCGGATCCCGCTGCTCCAGCTCGTGGGCGGGCTGGTCCTGGTGTGGATTGCGGTCAAGCTGGTGCGGCCGGCGCAGGCGGAAGGCGGCCACGTCCGGGCCGGCGGCTCGCTGGCCGAGTCCATCTGGATCATCATCGTGGCCGACATCACGATGAGCCTGGACAACGTGCTGGCGGTGGCGGCGGCGGCCCACGGTGATCTGGGCCTGGTCGTCTTCGGCATTGCGCTGTCCCTGCCGCTGGTCGTCTGGGGCAGCGGCCTCCTCTCCCGGCTCATGGCGCGCTATCGCTGGATCATCTGGATCGGCGGCGGTGTCCTCGGCTATGTCGCGGGCGACATGATGCTCGACGACCCGGTGCTCCGCCGCTGGCTGGGCGCGCACGTGGACCTGCTCGCCGACCCCGTGCCGATCGTGCTCGGGATCGCGGTGGCCGCCCTGGGCTGGTGGCTGGCACGCAACGCCGCCGCGGGGGCCCCGCCGGTCTCCGAGGGAGCGTGA
- a CDS encoding TerC family protein, whose protein sequence is MPGFLALLATPEFWLRLLEISVLNLFLSGDNAVVIALAVRVLPKRQRLQGQIWGTVGAVGLRMAFVGLVSAMLRVPFLRLGGGVALLWIAYRLVRPALEIEETAGRHGASFWEAIWIIVAADVTMSLDNVLAIAAAAHDDYFLIVVGIAMSIPIVVWGSGHLARLMNRFPWIIWAGGALLGWVAGEMLLEDPAVVGWLGHARRVLRYAVPVVFTAALFVLGWWLARRAARGARPHGVASAEAGNGADNLSPRP, encoded by the coding sequence GTGCCCGGCTTCCTGGCGCTGCTCGCGACCCCGGAGTTCTGGCTCCGCCTCCTCGAGATCAGCGTGCTGAACCTCTTCCTCTCCGGCGACAACGCGGTGGTCATCGCGCTCGCCGTGCGGGTGCTGCCGAAGCGCCAGCGGCTGCAGGGGCAGATCTGGGGGACGGTGGGGGCGGTGGGGCTGCGGATGGCCTTCGTGGGGCTGGTATCCGCCATGCTGCGCGTGCCGTTCCTCCGGCTGGGCGGCGGCGTCGCGCTCCTGTGGATCGCGTACCGCCTCGTGCGCCCGGCGCTGGAGATCGAGGAGACGGCGGGCCGGCACGGCGCCTCGTTCTGGGAGGCGATCTGGATCATCGTGGCGGCCGACGTGACCATGAGCCTCGACAATGTCCTGGCCATCGCGGCCGCGGCCCACGACGATTACTTCCTCATCGTGGTCGGGATCGCGATGTCCATCCCCATCGTAGTCTGGGGCAGCGGGCATCTCGCCCGGCTGATGAATCGCTTCCCCTGGATCATCTGGGCCGGGGGCGCGCTGCTCGGCTGGGTGGCCGGCGAAATGCTCCTCGAGGATCCCGCGGTGGTGGGCTGGCTGGGGCACGCGAGGCGCGTCCTGCGCTATGCTGTCCCCGTGGTCTTCACCGCGGCGTTGTTCGTGCTGGGGTGGTGGCTGGCGCGACGGGCGGCGCGCGGGGCCCGCCCACACGGAGTGGCCTCCGCGGAGGCCGGGAATGGAGCCGACAATCTTTCTCCTCGACCCTGA
- a CDS encoding tripartite tricarboxylate transporter substrate binding protein gives MSLRRGIIGVGLVTILGGLALALLSAEAPRPALAAWEPSKPIEFIIPAGTGGGADQMARLIAGIADKHKLSPRPFIVVNKSGGAGAEGFLHVKGKKGDAHTIIITLSNLFTTPLHTGVPFSWRDLTPVARLALDEFVLWVNAETPYKTAKEYIAAVKEKNGTMKMGGTGSAQEDQIITILLEQALGVKFTYVPFRGGGEVCVNLVGKHVDSTVNNPAECVSHWKAGRVRPLAVFDSSRIAFDAWKDIPTVKEALGADIQYLMLRGIFGAPDMPKDAVEWYQAFLKKVMDTPDWKKYLEEGALKSAWATGAEYTKWVEENDKLHQDLMAKGGLLKK, from the coding sequence ATGAGTCTACGGCGAGGGATCATCGGCGTCGGCCTCGTGACAATCCTGGGCGGGCTCGCGCTCGCCCTCCTCTCCGCGGAAGCGCCGAGGCCGGCGCTGGCCGCGTGGGAGCCCAGCAAGCCCATCGAGTTCATTATCCCCGCCGGGACCGGAGGCGGGGCCGACCAGATGGCCCGCCTCATCGCCGGCATCGCCGACAAGCACAAGCTCTCGCCGCGGCCGTTCATCGTGGTGAACAAGTCGGGCGGCGCAGGCGCCGAGGGATTCCTCCACGTCAAGGGCAAGAAGGGTGATGCCCACACCATCATCATCACCCTCTCCAACCTCTTCACCACGCCGCTCCATACCGGCGTGCCGTTTTCCTGGCGCGACCTCACCCCGGTGGCGCGGCTGGCCCTCGACGAGTTCGTGCTCTGGGTCAATGCGGAGACGCCCTACAAGACCGCCAAGGAGTACATCGCGGCGGTGAAGGAGAAGAACGGCACGATGAAGATGGGTGGCACCGGCTCGGCCCAGGAGGACCAGATCATCACGATCCTCCTCGAGCAGGCGCTGGGCGTGAAGTTCACCTACGTCCCCTTCCGCGGCGGCGGCGAGGTGTGCGTGAACCTCGTGGGCAAGCACGTCGACTCCACCGTGAACAATCCTGCCGAGTGCGTGAGCCACTGGAAGGCCGGGCGGGTGCGCCCGCTCGCGGTGTTCGACAGCTCGCGCATCGCATTCGACGCGTGGAAGGATATCCCCACCGTGAAGGAGGCTCTCGGCGCGGACATCCAGTACCTGATGTTGCGCGGGATCTTCGGCGCGCCCGACATGCCCAAGGACGCGGTGGAGTGGTATCAGGCCTTCCTGAAGAAGGTCATGGACACGCCGGACTGGAAGAAGTACCTCGAGGAGGGCGCGCTCAAGTCCGCCTGGGCGACCGGCGCCGAGTACACGAAGTGGGTGGAGGAGAACGACAAGCTCCACCAGGACCTGATGGCGAAGGGCGGATTGCTCAAGAAGTAA
- a CDS encoding thiamine pyrophosphate-dependent enzyme — protein sequence MAEAFANATQLLPPFKGVKKVTIEEYFTSGHRTCQGCESALVMKLMVKAAGPRTIVLGATGCMYVANTTYYTTPWVVPWMHTQLGSSGSAALGTAAGLKALMKKGRMKAEPINVIAFCGDGGGADMGLGAISATLTHREYNSLILMYDNESYANTDIQLSGSTPYGANTTFSPPGSVKRLIHTRWKKNMAGMLAAGHPECRYVATVDASYAVEMMNKVRKALSIGGPTFIHSLDPCPKGWDYDPMLSHELGELAVETGIFPLYEVEDGVVRHYGKSKAIAEGRPRKPVREYLLKQGRFAHFVEEDLEYFQAKVDEMWDKWEIPGVIPFWKEKRAVTPAP from the coding sequence ATGGCGGAAGCCTTCGCGAACGCGACCCAGCTCCTGCCGCCCTTCAAGGGCGTCAAGAAGGTCACCATCGAGGAGTACTTCACCTCCGGCCACCGCACCTGCCAGGGCTGCGAGTCGGCGCTGGTGATGAAGCTCATGGTCAAGGCGGCCGGCCCGCGCACCATCGTGCTCGGGGCCACCGGCTGCATGTACGTGGCCAACACCACCTACTACACGACGCCCTGGGTGGTGCCGTGGATGCACACGCAGCTCGGCTCGTCCGGCTCCGCCGCGCTCGGCACCGCGGCCGGGCTCAAGGCGCTCATGAAGAAGGGGCGCATGAAGGCCGAGCCCATCAACGTGATCGCGTTCTGCGGGGATGGGGGCGGGGCCGACATGGGCCTCGGCGCGATCTCGGCCACCCTGACCCACCGGGAGTACAACTCGCTGATCCTGATGTACGACAACGAGTCCTACGCCAACACCGACATCCAGCTCTCGGGGTCGACGCCGTACGGGGCCAATACCACGTTCAGCCCGCCCGGCTCGGTGAAGCGCCTGATCCACACGCGGTGGAAGAAGAACATGGCGGGCATGCTCGCCGCGGGTCACCCGGAGTGCCGCTACGTCGCCACGGTGGACGCGTCGTACGCGGTCGAGATGATGAACAAGGTCCGCAAGGCGCTCAGCATCGGCGGCCCCACCTTCATCCACTCGCTGGACCCGTGCCCGAAGGGGTGGGACTACGACCCCATGCTCTCGCACGAGCTGGGCGAGCTCGCGGTGGAGACGGGGATCTTCCCCCTGTACGAGGTCGAGGACGGGGTGGTCCGGCACTACGGCAAATCCAAGGCCATCGCCGAGGGCCGGCCGCGCAAGCCCGTTCGCGAGTACCTCCTCAAACAGGGCCGCTTCGCTCACTTCGTCGAGGAAGACCTCGAGTACTTCCAGGCGAAGGTGGACGAGATGTGGGACAAGTGGGAGATTCCCGGCGTCATCCCGTTCTGGAAGGAGAAGCGGGCCGTCACTCCCGCGCCGTAG
- a CDS encoding FadR/GntR family transcriptional regulator yields MRGEGAATPRGAAGGRNMEIEPVKSTRIYEEIVRQVKQLIAEGKLKSGDQLPPERDLAEKFMVSRTSVREALRALQSRGLIEIRAGEGTFIRDISVDALIEPLALVILPHREAVGELFEARRLLEPAIGALAARRATPEDIAEMRRILEDQSKEIAQGGTGLHQDAAFHAAMAASAHNRAISRIDSALMELLTQSREESLHTPGRPNRSHLDHQRILDAIRRRDEVGAHRAVLDHLTAVERLVMGPAGAREGSEGSAESRRKKPSG; encoded by the coding sequence GTGCGCGGCGAGGGCGCGGCGACCCCGCGGGGCGCGGCGGGCGGGCGGAACATGGAGATCGAGCCCGTCAAGAGCACCCGGATCTACGAGGAGATCGTCCGCCAGGTCAAGCAGCTGATCGCGGAGGGCAAGCTCAAGTCGGGCGATCAGCTGCCCCCCGAGCGCGACCTCGCCGAGAAGTTCATGGTCAGCCGCACGTCGGTGCGGGAGGCGCTGCGCGCGCTGCAGAGCCGCGGGCTCATCGAGATCCGGGCGGGGGAAGGCACCTTCATCCGCGACATCTCGGTGGATGCCCTCATCGAGCCGCTGGCCCTCGTCATCCTGCCGCATCGCGAGGCGGTCGGGGAGCTGTTCGAGGCCCGGCGCCTGCTGGAGCCCGCCATCGGCGCGCTGGCGGCGCGGCGGGCCACGCCCGAGGACATCGCCGAGATGCGACGCATCCTGGAGGACCAGTCCAAGGAGATCGCCCAGGGCGGCACCGGTCTCCACCAGGACGCCGCGTTTCACGCGGCCATGGCGGCGAGCGCCCACAACCGCGCGATCAGCCGCATCGACAGCGCGCTGATGGAGCTCCTGACGCAGAGCCGCGAGGAGTCGCTCCACACGCCGGGCCGCCCGAACCGCTCCCACCTCGACCATCAGCGTATCCTGGATGCCATCCGCCGCCGGGACGAGGTGGGGGCGCACCGCGCGGTGCTCGACCACCTCACGGCGGTGGAGCGGCTGGTCATGGGACCGGCCGGCGCCCGCGAGGGCAGTGAGGGATCGGCGGAGAGCCGGCGGAAGAAGCCGAGCGGGTAG
- a CDS encoding tripartite tricarboxylate transporter permease yields MGLENIFLGFEQALHHQNLFFAVLGITLGTIIGVLPGLGGANGVAILLPLTMRMPPTSAIILLTSIYWGALFGGAITSILFNIPGEPWSVATTFDGYPMARQGKGGQALTAAFTSSFVGAFFSIVLITLFAPLLADVALHFGPPEIFAIQFLTFSSFVGLGGGSAAKTVISIVLGFILAAVGLDIVTGQLRLTFGVTELMQGFDFIIAVIGLFGIGEILLSVEEGLSFKGVHTGMRPRVVLETWKILPRYWRTFVRGAFIGFWMGFKPGGATPASFMSYSFAKRFSRHPERFGKGDIEGVVAPETAAHAAGVAAMLPMITLGIPGSPTAAVMLGGLIIWGLQPGPMLFKERPDFVWGLIASMYTGNIIGVLMVLAFVPFFAAILRVPFAILTPMIVVVCAIGAYAVHSNMIDIWYMVIFGVVGYVFKKLDYPLAPLVLALVLGDHAENALRQSLIMSQGSLGIFVTRPIAGVITALALFFFALPAISAWRRRGGGMPEPARSAH; encoded by the coding sequence ATGGGGCTCGAGAACATCTTCCTCGGCTTCGAGCAGGCGCTCCACCACCAGAACCTCTTCTTCGCGGTGCTCGGCATCACGCTCGGCACCATCATCGGCGTGCTCCCGGGCCTGGGCGGCGCCAACGGGGTGGCGATCCTGCTGCCGCTGACCATGCGGATGCCGCCCACCTCGGCGATCATCCTCCTCACCTCGATCTACTGGGGCGCCCTCTTCGGCGGGGCCATCACCTCCATCCTGTTCAACATCCCCGGCGAGCCCTGGTCGGTGGCGACCACGTTCGACGGCTACCCGATGGCGCGACAGGGGAAGGGCGGGCAGGCCCTCACCGCGGCCTTCACCTCGTCCTTCGTGGGGGCGTTCTTCTCCATCGTCCTCATCACGCTGTTCGCCCCCCTCCTCGCGGATGTGGCGCTGCACTTCGGCCCGCCGGAGATCTTCGCGATCCAGTTCCTGACCTTCTCGAGCTTCGTAGGGCTGGGCGGGGGGAGCGCGGCGAAGACCGTCATCTCGATCGTGCTGGGCTTCATCCTCGCCGCGGTGGGGCTCGACATCGTGACCGGCCAGCTCCGCCTCACCTTCGGCGTCACCGAGCTCATGCAGGGCTTCGACTTCATCATCGCGGTGATCGGGCTCTTCGGTATCGGCGAGATCCTGCTGAGCGTGGAGGAGGGCCTCTCCTTCAAAGGCGTGCACACGGGGATGCGGCCGCGAGTGGTGCTGGAGACCTGGAAGATCCTGCCGCGCTACTGGCGCACGTTCGTCCGGGGCGCTTTCATCGGGTTCTGGATGGGCTTCAAGCCGGGCGGCGCCACCCCCGCCTCCTTCATGAGCTATTCCTTCGCCAAGCGCTTCTCCCGCCACCCCGAGCGGTTCGGCAAGGGCGACATCGAAGGCGTGGTGGCCCCGGAGACGGCGGCGCACGCGGCGGGCGTGGCGGCGATGCTGCCCATGATCACCCTGGGGATCCCCGGCTCGCCCACGGCGGCGGTGATGCTGGGCGGGCTCATCATCTGGGGGCTCCAGCCGGGCCCCATGCTCTTCAAGGAGCGCCCGGACTTCGTCTGGGGGCTCATCGCGAGCATGTACACCGGCAACATCATCGGCGTGCTGATGGTACTGGCCTTCGTGCCGTTCTTCGCGGCGATCCTTCGCGTGCCCTTCGCCATCCTCACGCCCATGATCGTGGTCGTGTGCGCCATCGGGGCGTACGCGGTGCACAGCAACATGATCGATATCTGGTACATGGTGATCTTCGGCGTGGTGGGGTACGTGTTCAAGAAGCTGGACTATCCGCTCGCGCCTCTCGTCCTCGCGCTGGTCCTGGGGGACCACGCGGAGAACGCGCTCCGCCAGAGCCTCATCATGTCCCAGGGCTCGCTCGGCATCTTCGTGACGCGGCCCATCGCGGGCGTGATCACCGCGCTGGCCCTCTTCTTCTTCGCCTTGCCCGCGATCTCGGCGTGGCGCCGGCGGGGTGGCGGCATGCCCGAGCCCGCCCGGTCGGCCCACTAG
- a CDS encoding pyruvate ferredoxin oxidoreductase — translation MAVETKGTVATGDKEMLISGSEACAEALTLADIDVVTAYPIRPYDTVMQAIAKKIANGHLVAEYIVAEGEHSQFEIVKHASTVGARVFCGSSGVGWMYAMECLTVTPPLRVPMVCMVGNRALDDPGAFGVEHNDALVVRDLGWMLIWVDTAQEMLDTALLAYRIAEDRRVFLPIAISADGAFLTHSQAIVQVPTKAKVDSFLPKYDRGDLLLHPDNPITVAPQANEDWVIEIRRQNNEAMARAYTVIEEAYADFRKVFGRGPENPWFEEYMTEDADVILMGMGTISLPFKVGIRNMRAQGKKVGLIRPRWFRPFPTEKMVAALSRAKAIGVIDRDYSFGSPFGSGVVANEIRAAMYNSDKRPPLLSFICGLGGREVTLEDVYKATDLCYEAAKSGKSPLKTQWLGVRE, via the coding sequence ATGGCAGTGGAGACGAAGGGGACGGTAGCGACCGGCGACAAGGAGATGCTGATCTCCGGCAGCGAAGCCTGCGCGGAGGCGCTCACGCTCGCCGACATCGACGTGGTGACGGCCTATCCCATCCGGCCGTACGACACCGTCATGCAGGCCATCGCCAAGAAGATCGCCAACGGCCACCTCGTGGCCGAGTACATCGTGGCGGAGGGCGAGCACAGCCAGTTCGAGATCGTCAAGCACGCCTCCACGGTAGGGGCGCGCGTGTTCTGCGGCTCGTCGGGAGTGGGCTGGATGTACGCTATGGAGTGTCTCACGGTGACGCCGCCCCTGCGCGTGCCCATGGTGTGCATGGTGGGCAACCGCGCCCTCGACGATCCGGGCGCGTTCGGCGTCGAGCACAACGACGCCCTCGTGGTGCGGGATCTCGGCTGGATGCTGATCTGGGTGGACACCGCCCAGGAGATGCTCGACACCGCCTTGCTGGCCTACCGCATCGCGGAGGACCGGCGGGTGTTCCTCCCCATCGCGATCTCCGCGGACGGGGCGTTCCTGACCCATTCCCAGGCCATCGTGCAGGTGCCCACCAAGGCCAAGGTCGACAGCTTCCTGCCTAAGTACGATCGGGGCGATCTCCTGCTCCATCCCGACAATCCGATCACCGTGGCCCCGCAGGCCAACGAGGACTGGGTCATCGAGATCCGGCGTCAGAACAACGAGGCGATGGCCCGCGCGTACACCGTGATCGAGGAGGCCTACGCCGACTTCCGCAAGGTGTTCGGCCGCGGACCCGAGAACCCGTGGTTCGAGGAGTACATGACGGAGGACGCCGACGTCATCCTGATGGGCATGGGCACGATCTCGCTGCCCTTCAAGGTCGGCATCCGCAACATGCGGGCGCAGGGCAAGAAGGTGGGCCTCATCCGGCCCCGATGGTTCCGGCCCTTCCCCACGGAGAAGATGGTGGCGGCGCTGTCCCGGGCCAAGGCCATCGGTGTCATCGACCGCGACTACTCCTTCGGCTCGCCGTTCGGCTCGGGCGTGGTCGCCAACGAAATTCGCGCCGCGATGTACAACTCGGACAAGCGGCCGCCGCTCCTCTCCTTCATCTGCGGGCTGGGCGGGCGCGAGGTGACCTTGGAAGACGTCTACAAGGCGACCGACCTCTGCTACGAGGCGGCCAAGAGCGGGAAGTCCCCCCTCAAGACGCAGTGGCTCGGCGTGCGGGAATAG